The DNA window CACGCCCGAACCTGATTCTTTAGGACGTGCACTAGTGTTAAACATATATCTGAAGCCTTCGTGTGTTAGCGCAATTTTCGTATCATACCGGtgcaaattttatatcaacaCCTACAAAAATGATAGCCATCCTCGTCACCATCGACTACTACTAGTCCTCCCCTTTGTCCGACCACAACACATTCAGCTTAGCAAATCCAGGAGGGCAGTCGGATGACGGTGGTGGCCATGGGAGAAGGCGACGAATCCAACTGGTAAGagaaaggagggagagaggggggttGATATGTAGGTCCTactatactttttaaaatttttaacctgGCATACACTAACGTATGGGCCCctctatatttattgttttttcctACCAGAATCCCGTTGACATATGTGTCGTATCGgtgttttatatttctatttttatttataatggcatacaTAGACGTCACATGGGATAAAAACCAAGTTAATAAAGTCATGAATATGCTACGTCAGCTAGCTGAAACGCTCTGAACATTGCTGAGGTACTCAATCTACACTATTTTTACCCGTTTAGAATGTTCTACAATTTCACGGCTTAAGAGATGTGAAATGgactttttcccttctctacGCTGCTGCGAACCTGCGAACAAACGATGTATAGCCCAATGGGTTTGGTGTGGGTCCTGCGGCCCTGCACCCTGCCGGCGTTCCGGCAGTCCGGTTTGCAGTGTTGCACCCTCGCCCTCAGgaggcatttaactttttatcagtttttaaaatagcacataacatatttatcatcCGCTGTTTATGACACGTAGACCCTTATGTGTTTATGACATGTGAGTCCAACGATAAATATGTTAGTGCCATTTTTAAaggtggcaaaaagttaaagttaattattccggCCGTTCGGAGTCTCCGACTCGGAGAGCATCTCTCGTCGCTCTCCACGCGGTTCTAAGGCGAGCGCCATTGCCGCCTACATACCgctcctccccgcctccgTGCTGCTCGCAGCTCGACCGGCTGGCTCCCACACCCGCCAGCGCGGTTgatccctcgccgccgcacgtTCCCGCTCGTCCTTcttcgttcgccgccgcccagttTGGGCCGGCTGCCCAGGCGTTCGCGATCGCGAGAATGCGAAGATCCATACCACACCACCCCCTCGAGCATTTCGGTTTCTCGGCACCCTAGCTAccgcgcgcgacggcgacatcTCCGTGTTCTGAATTAACAACTGAATACGGTTAGTCGCATCAGAAGTAAACAACAAATCCgcgttttatttttatttttatttgttaaaaaaggCCAAGAACAAGCCGATTCCTCCGCCGCAACGTACGTACGCAAGCGTGGAAAAATGGGTAAATTCAACGGCCTCCATGTTGACGTACCGAGCTCGAGCCATCACATCGCGAAGGGTCCAGAATCGGTAACAGCTGTCATCAAAATTCAAGCTGCAATAAAATTACAGACGCAGACGAGATGGATCAGATTCAGAAACGGATCACACATATCAGATTCAGAAACGGATCACACAGGCAATGAACtcgatctgtttttttttggacattCTGGTTTCCAAATGAACCTGAATGAGGGTAACACGTGAAGATACGACACACTACTGTACACGACCTCCTCGGATCACGTACCCCTGGGACCATGAAGCGGTTGGCAGGTAATACGGTTTGAAACAAGAAATACAGTACAATTATGCTCACGTTTCGCATGACAGTGCGCACTGCTCTGTCAGGACCAGACAGCTAAAACATCAATTTTTCATCAGATTCAGCAAATGAGTGGAGAGGCCAAATCCACTGTAAACTCGAATACTCTAATCGGCAGCAGGACGGTGATGTCAGACCAGAGCAGAGAGAAAACACTTCCTTATTAATCTCAAGTCAACGAGAGAGATCCAATTCCAAACCCTCACACACATATACTACATGTTCTCTGTGCTCCGGATTCAGGCATAATTTACTCAAGGAGCAGCTCTTCGGGACACGGAAGATGCACACCGGAGGTCGGGGGGAATAATCGAACATGCGAAATGGAAATTGGCTTAGTTGTGGAGCCCCAAGTGGGGTGCTTATCTTATTACCATTGCCGATTGCCAATTACGTCTGAAACAGACGCcttcattttcttctttttttttctgatgtcCAAGGTACAATACAAactgtttcatttttcttttctgaacaGGAGCACCACCTGTCAGTCTCAGGCTCTCAGCAACGACTGGGTGTTCGATCCGCCGACGCGCGCGAGGCTGTGGACTTCGCGGgctcgcggcgacggcgatgtgCGCTCCAACTACGGCGGGTCTCCGGCCGGGCTAGCCGCGTCATGGTATGCCCATCTCGGGATCGGTTGTTTTTATGGTGTGCCCTCGCCGTGGTCCCTCGGTTGCATTGCATCGTCGTGCGAGCTGCCTATCGACAGCGCGGTGATGAGCCAGTGTGGAGATACGTTGATCGGTGGTGCGGGGAAGTACGATGCGAGTGGGTGATAGCTGCGATGGCTTATTTGGCTGCGATGATTTGCAGGTTAGCTTAACTATCAGTCAAGTATCAGagacaagaaaaaagatgGTTCTTGCTGGGTTTTTTTCGTGGGCACCCACACGTACTTTGAGCTTAAGGTGCAGCGACTCGGCAGGATTTTGTCCATGATAGGCAAAGAAACTTTCAGGCAAGTAGAAAATTACCTTAACCGGTATAAACGTTGATGATGCTGTAATGAAATGGCCGACATATTTGTCCGTCTTTGCCCCCAAAATATCTGAActattttgaaagaaaaaacagaaggATCAAGGATGGACAAAATTCTCGTGACCACAACATCAACCGATCCAGCGTTGAGCCGGCCGTTGAGTGATCATGAATCCCCTTTTTTTAGTCTCGCAGTCTATATCTTGTCTGATCATCAGCCATCAAAGAGACCAATTGTTTGCCTTCCTAAGACACAACCAGCTACTACacttaaaacttaaaaaatagtgaaaatCACCAAGTAGATTTAGAAACTATGAAATATATTCAAGTGGTACAAGTGGAAATACAGGTAAACAATAGTTTTAAtactattttagaataaaatctTAAGAGCTAAACTAAACACAGTTATgtagaggggaaaaaaaatcaggtttGCTATTTGCCAATcgtctaaaattttttaatttatcaatCGATTTTTCTGTCCATTAGATTTGTTTCGATATTTATACTTGTTGTCCctatttactttgtttgatTGTCTTTATTACTACTATTTGATTTAAATCCAACtgttaaatattttgatgaattcagttttttaaaacaattgatcaatagatgtctaaaaaacacttttgctattgatcaaacgtttgatttttttttaatcaaacaCATGCACATTGCATGGGAGGAGGGTATGTATGGTCTTTTTGACTTGGATGCACGTTTTCAAAttaaagcaattttattaTCCTTGAGGAGATACCAAGAGGtgccactgttttctatgtaaaatttggtacttgttagtaccttagatactagaagttactaaattttatatagaaaaccgTAGTAACTCGTAGTACCTCAtcaagaatagaaaaaatgctcttCAAATTATCATTCAACAGTAGCGACTGAAGttgattgatggaattaaaattttcaacatttgatCGCTAGgtggattaaaaaaatgtaatagtACAAACAGTCGGCAAAACACGGGGGGCCTACAGTTCAGAGGCGGCCGAAGATTCACGCTTTTGAAGGAATCAGCGATAACACCCCAGCAGCTCATGGATTCCTCTACCTCTAGCTCTTCTGTAGCTCGCGCTCCCCACTCCACACCACACGTCGCCTATAAATTCCGACGAGGCCGCTCCCGCACTTCCACACAGCACTTCCCACtagctcctctcctcctcctcctccggctgtGTCGATCGAGCGAcgagggcgaggcgaggcgaggaggcggggatGGCGACGTGCGTGGAGACACTCGGCCCGCTGctgggcacggcggcggggaacGCGACGGGCTACCTGTGCAACCGGTTCGCGGACACGACGTCGGCGGTGGACTCGACGTACCTGCTCTTCTCGGCCTACCTCGTGTTCGCCATGCAGCTCGGGTTCGCCATGCTCTGCGCGGGATCCGTCCGCGCCAAGAACACCATGAACATCATGCTCACCAACGTgctcgacgccgcggcgggcgcgcTCTTCTACTACCTCTTCGgcttcgccttcgccttcggGGCGCCGTCCAACGGCTTCATCGGGAAGCACTTCTTCGGCCTCAAGCAGGTCCCGCAGGTCGGATTCGACTAcagcttcttcctcttccagtgggccttcgccatcgccgccgcgggcaTCACGTCCGGCTCCATCGCCGAGCGGACGCAGTTCGTGGCGTACCTTATCTACTCCGCCTTCCTCACCGGCTTCGTCTACCCGGTGGTGTCCCACTGGATCTGGTCGACCGACGGGTGGGCCTCGGCGTCCCGCACGTCGGGGCCGTTGCTCTTCAAGTCCGGCGTCATCGACTTCGCCGGGTCAGGGGTTGTCCACATGGTTGGCGGCGTGGCCGGACTCTGGGGCGCCCTCATCGAGGGCCCTCGCATTGGGCGGTTCGACCACGCCGGCCGCTCGGTGGCGCTGCGCGGCCACAGCGCGTCGCTCGTCGTGCTCGGCAGCTTCCTGCTGTGGTTCGGATGGTACGGGTTTAACCCCGGCTCGTTCCTCACCATCCTCAAATCCTACGGCCCGCCGGGCAGCATCCACGGGCAGTGGTCGGCGGTGGGCCGCACCGCGGTGACCACTACCCTCGCCGGAAGCACGGCGGCGCTCACGACGCTCTTTGGGAAGAGGCTCCAGACGGGGCACTGGAACGTGATCGACGTCTGCAacggcctcctcggcggctTCGCGGCGATCACCGCCGGCTGCTCTGTCGTTGACCCCTGGGCCGCGATCATCTGCGGGTTCGTCTCGGCGTGGGTGCTCATCGGCCTCAACGCGCTGTCGGCGAGGCTCAAGTTCGACGACCCGCTCGAGGCGGCGCAGCTGCACGGCGGGTGCGGCGCGTGGGGCGTCATCTTCACGGCGCTGTTCGCGCGCAGGGAGTACGTCGAGCAGGTCCTCGGCCAGACGGGGCGTCCGTACGGGCTGTtcatgggcggcggcgggcggctgcTCGGGGCGCACATAGTGGTCATCCTGGTCATCGCGGCGTGGGTGAGCTTCACCATGGCCCCGCTGTTCCTGGTGCTCAACAAGCTGGGTCTGCTGCGCATCTCGGCCGAGGACGAGATGGCCGGCATGGACCAGACGCGGCACGGCGGCTTCGCGTACGCGTAccacgacgaggacgacggcaaGGCGGGCCATGGCGTCGGCGGGTTCATGCTCAAGTCGGCGCACAGCACGCAGGTCGCAGCCGAGACGGGCGGCCATGTCTAGCGACACGGATGAGCTGAGCAAATAGTATACACACAAAAGAGGCATCGTCGATCGAAACGAAATGCATTTACGCATTTTTCAAGAATGATCCGATGCTGAAGGCTTCGTGGTTGTATAATAAGAAGGGTAAAAAAAAGGTAGTATTTTTATCTAAGATTTTCCGTTTGGAACAGGGGATTTTGGCTAAGatttaacataaatttatacaaaatctTAGCAAAATCCCTTTGTCTCAACCTGGGCTTTACTTGTACTAGAACGTACCATGTGTGATATAATTGTCCTGTGGAAAATTGGAAATGGGTATACTTTGGCCTTTCTTTGTCAATCGTCGGGTGACCAAATGATGGGTGAGCCTGTGTTTGCTATCCAATACGGAGTAgttggggaaaaaaagaaatatagctATAAAGAGGTTAGCAAATGTGTGGTTTGCAGTTTGTACCATTTATAATCTTTTTATACTTCCCAAAGGCACGCACACCAAGaggtgattatttggctttcctaaagaaaaaaacacagtatatttttaaataaaaatagtttgtgaataaatattttatatatgttttcttaaattaaaaggtaaaagtgaaaaaaataatacaatgaAAATATCCTAAATGAACTCTAAATTGAAGGCTAAGAGTTCAATGTTtggtttaaaaacaaaatcaaaaagatAAGGTTACATCTTTAATGTTGTATTTAGTCCCGTGCCAGCCTACAAggacacacacatatatatatatatatatatatatataaagtactTCCCGCAAAGCTTTTATCTGATGTGGTTggcttttatattttgatattttgccgtcttattaaaaattctatgcaaatatgtaaaattataattttatttttgaaatgtttgtagtagtaaattaaattataaaataaataataataatttttttaataagatgaatagctaaacatatataaaatttaaaggtgTCGAATAAAAGAACAGAGGAATTATTAACGTTTGACTTTGGATCGGCCCGGTACCGGTCCAACAGGTGGAAAACGTATATCAGGGACGCAGCTTGCCTGCTCCCATCGTTGCTCCCTTGACACGCGGCATTGATCCGCTGGTTGCACATCTGCACAAGCATAATCTGACGCTCAAAcaggaagaaaacaaattttacatcTTAAGAAAACCGCGAGTAGAATCTCCAGCAAGCGTGCGACCAGTTAACGGAGAGCCGTAGCGAGGGGAGTTTTTTTAGCTGTAGCGCCAGAAGCTGTCCCAAAAATGCAcagcttttaaaaataagcagctgcttctcagaatctaaaaatCCTCTAAACATGCCCATTAAGTGAGGTGAAGAACCGAAGATGCTGCCATGACGATAATTCAGTATCTTTATATATTGAGAGCctctgactttttttaagcctCTGACTTAAAGTTACCGATATTCAGAAATACTGCACCGTTAAATACGTTGCGATAAAAAATACCCTTAAATATTAGCGCATCCCCAGTTAATCTAATCCTCCAACAAATATCATGATAACTGAACTTATCTTGGATTAACTAATTTGATTATTGTTTTGTGAGTTGTGGTGATAGTGGTCGGTAATTTAACATCCACCCCATcaccaatttctttttttaagggaaaaaaataaatgtgatACTTTATCGCTAAATAGAGATCCGATTTTGCTATTTGAATAGTAGGGTTCGGCCGACCATGGTATTCATGAGAAATTAGCAATGAGAAGGCTACAAAAGGATGTTGTGTAGTAAATAGTACTTATAATATCTGATTACCAAGTTTTATTTAGGTCATtcttaaacatatatttaagatAATTcttaaacataattttagtctagatcaaataaattagtaattattGTGGTGGGTCACACCAAACAACTTTTCTAATCATTTCTTATCCCAATCTCACTAAATATATAGACTACATGTGATAGAAATTCGTTGGTGTATTAGGACCGAAGTGTCTAATATCATTATCAATGTACACttgaaatatatgtttaagcatgatctaaaataaaacttagtaataaaatatgatctaAAGTATACTTTATTCTTAAAAAACTTCATGATGAGGTTTACAGCTTAATTACTGCGAGCGATGCTGTAGTTATCTCCGTTCTCCGACGTTTTGGTTCCAATTGGTAGATGTCCGGGTGTGAAAAACGGTTGAGCTTATGGAGCTGTGTTCGTTTACTAGATTATCCCTAAATTATTTATCGATTTCTACagttaaatgatatgttttgtaaaaaaaatttatatataagtttatatctcatctttttgatatattttaaatttagtaatagttaattttttttgtttatatcattaaatagcttctaattttttatctttcaaaATAATCCAGCCTAATGGCCCGATGTCTCTTTGTCACATTAGTTGACCTCTTTGATATGTCATTGTCATCCAAACGTTCATTTGTAGCCTGATGGCTAGAACAAATTAAGGTGACGTGGCTTACTCCTAAACAAGAAATTAGCTTTAATTGCACCTAATGTGGACTAACTTTATAAGCATGTAGGATAGGATATGATGCGACATAACTACGTTTTAACCAACTACCTATCCAACAAATACCCAAAAAATTAGCCTGTATCGCTTTCCCCGTATATCCGTGTGTTTTCATGTGCGCAATGTCAAGCTGGCCACGATATCCAAGTAGTTTTTTTGAGTGATAAGTGATAATTACATGTTGTTGCATTTGGTTCATGTGTAAGTTACATCTACAACAGATATAAGTTACCTACAGAATCATAAAAAGTCCATTTAAATCTATACGAAATCATGCAAAAAACCAATGTTTTCACCAATTTCAATATATTctatgattgtttggtttgacAACAACTTTTGCTCACACTAGTTTAAATTATATCCTACCAAATTCGTTAGTGTCAAAACTTGTCAAGGTTTTggcattatcaatattttggtATGGCAAAAATTGCCTTCAAACCACACAATTTCCTACAATTGGAGACATAGACTTTAACACATGCCATACTCACACCACCGTACATGTAAGGGGAGATTGTGTGGCTTGttcagaaaaaaaccaaacgatatatttacaaataaaaaatatatgaatacaatatatatatatttcttcgcaatctaaaagcaaagataaaaaataaaataagatacccctaaaatctacttaaaatttaatgttgaaaattcaaattttggcttataaaaaaacaaaagcaaaaaccTTTGGCTGATACATTTCAACGACCTCTATAAAATgtaatgaaaaatgaaaaccgCAGGTAA is part of the Oryza brachyantha chromosome 2, ObraRS2, whole genome shotgun sequence genome and encodes:
- the LOC102712147 gene encoding ammonium transporter 1 member 2, which translates into the protein MATCVETLGPLLGTAAGNATGYLCNRFADTTSAVDSTYLLFSAYLVFAMQLGFAMLCAGSVRAKNTMNIMLTNVLDAAAGALFYYLFGFAFAFGAPSNGFIGKHFFGLKQVPQVGFDYSFFLFQWAFAIAAAGITSGSIAERTQFVAYLIYSAFLTGFVYPVVSHWIWSTDGWASASRTSGPLLFKSGVIDFAGSGVVHMVGGVAGLWGALIEGPRIGRFDHAGRSVALRGHSASLVVLGSFLLWFGWYGFNPGSFLTILKSYGPPGSIHGQWSAVGRTAVTTTLAGSTAALTTLFGKRLQTGHWNVIDVCNGLLGGFAAITAGCSVVDPWAAIICGFVSAWVLIGLNALSARLKFDDPLEAAQLHGGCGAWGVIFTALFARREYVEQVLGQTGRPYGLFMGGGGRLLGAHIVVILVIAAWVSFTMAPLFLVLNKLGLLRISAEDEMAGMDQTRHGGFAYAYHDEDDGKAGHGVGGFMLKSAHSTQVAAETGGHV